In a single window of the Fusarium falciforme chromosome 3, complete sequence genome:
- a CDS encoding MFS domain-containing protein, which translates to MASPLSRTESETDRRTGHRYRFWLSYPEELGPEQDYTTREIERQITKIVNDGGFKFRVFFVAASGFLASSYSLFAVDFLSIALFYVYPPNDRLGRDPSLVIDELTLVGTILGMLVMGHLADRSGRKKWYGAELAILIVATMGMVQSSEGLMAENGNGPDRSMSIYSWVSWWRFLLGFGIGAEYPLSSIITAEWASTQSRGIMLSAVFSMQSFGRLLSLGVSLGALRTTLGNWDPEDEAGHKLVADQVWRWTVGVALIPAAIAIVLRLTIPETPRFYAAIMKDSRKGVLTAMRLYPRNGTGQEAQELNAAPTQEQDDRDKPWHAWYSTAWEYLTGPKQGWRPLFIISLLWAIMDVPWYGLTMDLSSALATLYHRPGPKECAGIAFHTFGDFPESKLQGNGTCETQRWNKDYWNLHNTIDGMIEQNAMRSILTVSIASILGSLGSILIIDFFRRKVILIVTFFVISILLAITGATLLTDKEGEGHIAAIICYAILQFVFNIGPNTLIFVLAAEIFPTTYRGTFNGIAAASGKMGAILIRGIISAWKSRERALGIRLLALIPLMLLSAWISWYIPDVQYLPKSQASSEEEVAERPPTNGQLPGSIRPADRPLSDATSETSSSDASVTPRPTSAGGKPGLFSRLQNIPLENIAPSPTQVDRRKRSTEGSSTR; encoded by the exons ATGGCTAGCCCCCTTTCCCGGACCGAGAGTGAGACTGATCGACGGACTGGACATCGATATCGATTCTGGTTGAGCTATCCCGAGGAACTGGGACCGGAGCAGGACTAT ACCACCCGAGAGATCGAGAGACAGATCACCAAGATCGTCAACGATGGTGGTTTCAAGTTTAGGGTCTTCTTTGTCGCCGCCTCTGGCTTCCTGGCATCGTCCTACAGTCTCTTTGCCGTCGACTTTCTCTCAATTGCTTTGTTTTACGTCTACCCACCCAATGATAGGCTGGGAAGAGATCCTAGCCTGGTGATTGACGAGCTTACCCTCGTTGGCACCATCCTGGGTATGCTGGTGATGGGTCATCTTGCTGACCGTTCTGGACGAAAGAAGTGGTACGGGGCAGAGCTCGCTATTCTGATTGTTGCTACCATGGGCATGGTGCAGTCATCTGAGGGCCTGATGGCGGAGAATGGCAATGGACCTGACAGATCGATGAGTATCTACTCCTGGGTATCCTGGTGGCGGTTCCTGCTCGGGTTTGGCATCGGTGCTGAA TATCCTCTATCGAGTATCATCACTGCCGAGTGGGCATCGACTCAGTCCCGAGGCATCATGCTGTCGGCAGTATTCTCCATGCAGTCATTTGGGCGCCTCCTGTCTTTAGGAGTTAGTCTAGGCGCCCTTCGCACCACACTTGGGAACTGGGATCCCGAGGATGAGGCAGGACACAAGTTGGTCGCCGACCAGGTCTGGCGATGGACAGTCGGTGTTGCCCTCATCCCAGCCGCCATAGCCATCGTACTTCGTCTCACAATTCCCGAGACCCCACGATTCTACGCGGCCATCATGAAGGACTCACGAAAGGGTGTGCTGACTGCCATGAGGCTCTACCCCCGCAACGGAACCGGCCAAGAGGCTCAGGAACTCAATGCCGCTCCGACACAAGAGCAAGACGACCGCGACAAGCCCTGGCACGCCTGGTACTCTACCGCCTGGGAATACTTGACAGGTCCCAAGCAAGGTTGGAGACCTCTTTTTATCATTTCTCTCCTCTGGGCTATCATGGACGTCCCCTGGTACGGGTTGACGATGGACTTGAGCAGCGCCTTGGCCACACTGTATCACCGCCCAGGCCCTAAAGAATGTGCCGGGATTGCGTTTCATACATTTGGAGACTTCCCCGAGTCGAAACTACAAGGCAATGGTACTTGCGAAACGCAGAGGTGGAATAAGGATTACTGGAACCTCCACAACACCATTGATGGAATGATCGAGCAGAATGCCATGAGGTCCATCCTGACTGTGTCGATTGCCTCTATCCTTGGCAGTCTTGGGTCTATCCTCATCATTGACTTCTTCCGCAGAAAGGTgatcctcatcgtcacctTCTTTGTGATCAGCATCCTTCTGGCAATCACCGGCGCGACGCTTCTCACCGACAAGGAAGGAGAAGGGCATATTGCGGCCATTATCTGCTATGCGATTCTTCAATTCGTCTTCAACATTGGTCCAAACACGCTCATCTTTGTCCTCGCTGCGGAGATCTTCCCAACAACCTACCGAGGAACCTTTAACGGCATCGCGGCAGCATCGGGCAAGATGGGGGCCATCTTGATCCGTGGCATCATCTCTGCGTGGAAGAGCCGGGAGAGGGCACTTGGAATCAGACTGCTTGCCTTGATACCCTTGATGCTTCTGTCGGCATGGATTTCTTGGTATATCCCAGATGTGCAGTATTTGCCCAAGTCCCAGGCATCTTCCGAGGAGGAAGTGGCTGAGCGACCGCCAACTAATGGCCAGTTGCCCGGCTCTATCAGACCTGCCGACCGGCCTCTATCAGATGCCACCTCAGAAACGTCTTCTTCAGATGCCTCTGTTACCCCGCGACCAACCTCAGCCGGTGGCAAGCCAGGTCTTTTTAGCAGACTGCAGAACATTCCCCTTGAGAACATTGCGCCAAGCCCAACCCAGGTTGAcagaagaaagaggagcACTGAAGGATCATCAACACGCTGA